The following is a genomic window from Parabacteroides johnsonii DSM 18315.
ATGATTAGCCGCAAGCATTGGCCAGTTTTTCTTCCTGAACGCTTCTCGCTGAGCAAACAGACGGCGGAGATTCGCACAGTCGGAGAGCCTATTTGCAGACATCTTTTCAGCCGCTTCCCATACCTTGCGCCCTTCCTCCAAATGAGGTTCAGAAACCATCCAGCGTAGCACAACACCCAGCTCGTCTATACTCCGGCAGACAGGGAACAAGGCCGCATTCTGTATGTCGACACACTCCGGCAGGCAAACACCCCGCTCCGCAGACCACTTCACGACAGAGCGCCCCATGAAGAACGTTGACTCATCCATTGTATTCCCCTTGAAAGTATCATTGAAACCGTATGGACGTGCCACCCAGCCTTCATCACCGACAGGCACGACATCAATGCACACACCGGAAGGGACATGCAACTCCCAATCGTTCACCGGAACTCCCGTAATCACATGCCGATCGGCAAGCATCCATCGTTTCCCGACAAAACTGTTTTCAATCCACAATTCAGAATTGCCGGAGGTCAGCAGACAAGAAACTTCGGCGTTCTGAACAAACATGGCAGGATGTGGTTTGACCTTGCGCTGCATGATCGCCCGCTGGTCGCGCACAAGATTCTGCACCGACAGCGTAGAAGAAATCAGTTCCCGGCTTGTACCATAATGATAAAACTCGCCGCCCGGCAAAGGCAAGATAGCGACAGTCAATGCATTCAACTCTTCGTCAATTATACGCGGATGAGTCCCAAGAGCAAGACCGAACTCAGAATACAGGTCGTATTCCTTCATCTGTTTCCCGTCCGGATCATAGGAATGTTTCATCAGCAGTTCCACCGCCCGGTCACTGAGCAGCCAGACGCCTATATCCATCAAAAAAAGATGCGTACCCGCCAGCCGTCCCAACTCATCGAGAGTAGGCTTTTGAAGCATGAAATCAAGTTGGTCAGGAGATTTACGGTCCGACACGAAAACCCCGTGGCGAGTGGCCAGTGCTGGATCCACCCACAAACCATAACAGACAACATCTGCTTCAGGAATCTCCTGCAACGGTTCGCTGTTACGCAGGTAAACATCGCCACTGGCAATCAGCGTATGCAGCGAATCCGGTGCTTTGCGCATGATTTCCTCGTACAACGGGAGTTGAAGTGAAAGAAGGTTTTGAGATAATTTCTGTCCCCTCGCCCACCTGAACACCGGGATCGGTGTCAATATCTTGCCCGAAGGTGCATATCCAGGCAAGCGCCGACTCTGCCCTCCGGCATGCAGCAAAATCCGCTTTTCACGCGCCAGCCACTCTCCAGGCAGCAACGTTCCGGCAGTATTATCATCCCGGCGGCAAGCCTCAAGCAACCAAGTCGTTCCTCCGCCCGATCCCAGACGGGCACCTACAGGATCAGACGTACAAAACCAATCTGCCGGATCGGCATTGGCTATCTCGTGAAAACTGCCAACCAGGTTAGGCGGCAGCGACAATAATTTCTTCATATCCCACTATTCTTTCCGACAAATGTACTCCTTTCCCCTTTTACTGCGTAAAATTTAATTTAATTTTTACTTTCAGAGGCTATTTCGTTTAAATTATTATATCCACCTTTGTAAAGGGAATGCACTCTTATAATCATACGACAATAAAAAAAGTTGGTAAATACTAATCCCACCCTTTCATTTCTATTTCTGAAGTATCTTTAGTTATTCATTTAATATTCAGATGGTATGATATACGGTTATGTAAGAGTCAGTACAGATAAACAGAGTACTGAGAATCAACGCTTCGAGATTGAGAACTATTCAAAAGCGAAAGGTTTCCGTATCGAACGTTGGGTAGACGAAACAATCAGTGGAACAACAAGTGTATCGGATCGCCAACTAGGCAGACTATTAAAGCAAATTCGTAAAGGTGACACACTTGTAACAACAGAACTATCAAGGCTTGGACGTAATTTGATGCAAGTCATGAGTTTCCTTCACCAGTGCATGGAACGGGATATCATCGTCCTTACAGTCAAAGAACGCTATGAATTAGGGAATAATATCAATAGTAAAATCCTGGCTTTCGCTTTTAGCCTGAGCGCAGAAATCGAACGCAATCTGATTTCACAACGTACCCGCGAAGCACTTGCGCGTAAAAAAGCAGAAGGCACGAAACTCGGTCGTCCGAAAGGCAAAAAGACCATGCAGGTCAGACTGTCCGGAAAAGAAAATGTCATCAGGAAAATGATCAATGAGAAATGCTCGATGAACGAAATCGCCGAAAAGTTCGGAGTAAATCGCCAAACTCTACGTGATTTCCTGAGGAACACATTCCCGGACTGGAGGAAATATAGATATATTAAGTAATCGGACCTTCATAGCCCTAATTGTCTGAATGTTAATCTATGTAACCTTAATAAATTGTTTTTGAGGTAATTTATTATCAGTCAATACGGCATGCCCAACGGGATAAGATGATCCGCATACTAAATAATCCAATACCTCTGCACGCTGTGCCGCCAGTGTGCGGCAGGTTTTGTGTGCTTTATTCTTTCCTTCGGTAGAACGAACTTTTCCCTTTTCATACGGTTATAAGTTGCATATTCCCTTTCCAACCTCCTTTATTTCAAAATCTTTATTGAATATTATACTACAAATTAACTTATTAAAAATAATTGTTTTATCTTTGACAGATACGTCGAATCTTATTAAACGAACAGTATGGAAAAGACACTTGTTATCCTAAAACCCTGTACCATTCAGCGAGGACTGATTGGAGAAATAATCTCCCGCTTCGAGAGAAAAGGTTTACAACTGGCAGGCATGAAAATGATCTGGCTGACAGATAATATCCTCAGTGAACATTATGCACACCTAAAAGAAAAACCATTCTTCCAACGCATCAAAGACGCCATGTCGGTATGTCCCGTCATCGTATGTTGCTGGGAAGGGGTGGACGCCATCCATGTCGTTCGCCAGCTGGCTGGTGCCACCAACGGAAGGAACGCACAACCGGGAACCATCCGTGGCGACTTCAGCATGAGCGTACAAGAAAACATCGTCCATGCTTCCGATTCACCCGAAACAGCAGCCATCGAGTTGAAACGTTTTTTCAATGATGACGAATTGTTTGACTACAGAATGAACAACTTGCTTGCGACTTATGCCAACGATGAGTTTTAAAACGTAAAAGAGCCGGAATGTATGGGGAATTCCTATACTTCCAGCTCTGATATTTTAGAACTTTTGCCCTATCCTTCTCGAACCAGACAAAACAACCTAATTACTAATCTAAAAATCTAATACCATGAAAAAACACACTACGCTTATATAACCGGAGCATAGGATAAAAAGTTCACTACGATTCCAATAATTGACAAAGAAATTTGTTCCGGTTGCTTAATTCCCGAATTGCCGTTATATTTGTACCTCGTTTGAAATAAAAATACAGACATTATAAAACGTAATAAATATATGCATAACTGGTTTGAATGTAAAGTCTCCTTCGAAAAAGTCATGGAGAA
Proteins encoded in this region:
- a CDS encoding bifunctional fucokinase/fucose-1-phosphate guanylyltransferase — its product is MKKLLSLPPNLVGSFHEIANADPADWFCTSDPVGARLGSGGGTTWLLEACRRDDNTAGTLLPGEWLAREKRILLHAGGQSRRLPGYAPSGKILTPIPVFRWARGQKLSQNLLSLQLPLYEEIMRKAPDSLHTLIASGDVYLRNSEPLQEIPEADVVCYGLWVDPALATRHGVFVSDRKSPDQLDFMLQKPTLDELGRLAGTHLFLMDIGVWLLSDRAVELLMKHSYDPDGKQMKEYDLYSEFGLALGTHPRIIDEELNALTVAILPLPGGEFYHYGTSRELISSTLSVQNLVRDQRAIMQRKVKPHPAMFVQNAEVSCLLTSGNSELWIENSFVGKRWMLADRHVITGVPVNDWELHVPSGVCIDVVPVGDEGWVARPYGFNDTFKGNTMDESTFFMGRSVVKWSAERGVCLPECVDIQNAALFPVCRSIDELGVVLRWMVSEPHLEEGRKVWEAAEKMSANRLSDCANLRRLFAQREAFRKKNWPMLAANHDKSIFYQLDLADAASEFVSKGIALPEGLPADAPLMKRVHDHMFRARILQLSGDDRGRVEQQQAFSLLREGLIATIADAKQMPRLNVYRDQIVWGRSPVRIDLAGGWTDTPPFCMYTGGNVVNVAIELNGQPPLQVYVKPAREFRIILRSIDIGAMESISTWDELRDFNKVGSPFSIPKAALALAGFIPEFSAGRYVSLEEQLKAFGCGLEVTLLAAIPAGSGLGTSSILAATVLGALSDFCGLAWDKNEIGNRTLILEQLLTTGGGWQDQYGGVLHGLKLLQTGEGFHQNPSVRWLPEYLFTEPEYRTCHLLYYTGITRTAKDILAEIVRGMFLNSGPHLRLLSEMKVHALDMYEAILRGDFASYGRLVGKSWEQNKALDAGTNPPAVERLISRIKDYALGYKLPGAGGGGYLYIVAKDPEVSLQIRRLLTTDPQNDNARFVEMSLSDKGLQVSRS
- a CDS encoding master DNA invertase Mpi family serine-type recombinase, which produces MIYGYVRVSTDKQSTENQRFEIENYSKAKGFRIERWVDETISGTTSVSDRQLGRLLKQIRKGDTLVTTELSRLGRNLMQVMSFLHQCMERDIIVLTVKERYELGNNINSKILAFAFSLSAEIERNLISQRTREALARKKAEGTKLGRPKGKKTMQVRLSGKENVIRKMINEKCSMNEIAEKFGVNRQTLRDFLRNTFPDWRKYRYIK
- the ndk gene encoding nucleoside-diphosphate kinase, translated to MEKTLVILKPCTIQRGLIGEIISRFERKGLQLAGMKMIWLTDNILSEHYAHLKEKPFFQRIKDAMSVCPVIVCCWEGVDAIHVVRQLAGATNGRNAQPGTIRGDFSMSVQENIVHASDSPETAAIELKRFFNDDELFDYRMNNLLATYANDEF